In Posidoniimonas corsicana, the genomic window CCGCTGGGTCGGCGACCGGGTCGAGCTGCGTCGCACTTAAGGCTGACTGGTCTTGGACGCAGGCGCCAGCGACTGGCTCGCCTTGAGCACCTGCAGCGCAGCGTCCTCGGCGGCGCGGATGTCGCCGTCGTTGGCGGTGATCGCCACCACCATATTGTTCGTCGGAATGAACGCGACAAACGCGTACCACATGGTGTTCGAGCCGTTGTGCCAGCGGCAGGCCGGCACGCCGTCGGCCTCAGCCCGCGCCACCCAGCCGCACGCGTAGTCGTCCAGCGCCGGCTCGTGCAGCCTCCGGTACGTTTCGGCCGACAGCAGCTTGCCGCCCCCCTGCTCGCCCCGCAGGTGCTCGTTGGCGTAGCAGCACAGCTCGTCGAGCGTCATGCACGCGGTGCCGGCGGGTCCCATGATCGGCGTGTTGTCGGCGTCATCCCCCATGGCGACTTTGAATCCCAGCCGGGTGACGTGCCCGCGCGGCTGGTCGTAGCCCTTGGCCGGGCTCTTGGGCGGCCCGAAACCCGCTTGGTCCAGCTTAAGCGGCGCGAACACCTCCTGCCGCACCAGGTCTTCCCAGGGCTTGCCGGTCGCTTGTTCGGCCATCACACCAGCGATTGTGTAGCCGACGTTGCTGTACGCGAACGCCTCGCCCGGCGGCGTCAGCGGTGGCTTGGCAATGACGCCCAGCACCGCCTCGCGCCGGGCGTCCACGCGGGGCTGGCCCTCCGCCGGGTTCTTGAGCTTAACCAGCATCGGAAAGTTGGCCGGGGCCCCGGCGGTGTGCGTCAGGAGCTGCGTGAGCGTCACGCCGCGCCAGTCGTCGTGGATTGGCTGTCCGGCCAGCGCGTCGCCGATGGTCGTGTCCCAGTCCAGCTTGCCGGCCTCGACCAGCCGGCCGATCAGGGTCGAAGTAATCGACTTGGTGATCGAGCCCAGGTGCCAGCGGTCGGAGGTGGTCACGAGGACGCCGCTACCCTGCTTCCGCTCGCCATCGGCCGCCTGATCCACCACTTTCCCATCAACCATCACCATGGCTGCCAGGCCGACCAGCTTCTTCTCTTCCCTCAGCCGTTTCACCAACGGCGCCAGCCCAGCTTCGGCCACGGCTGCCGATTCGTCCTCCATTGCGCCGGCCGCCGCTGTCATCGATAGCACCGCCACGCCCGCGCAGAGGAGCTTGGTCAGTGCGGGTCTAAG contains:
- a CDS encoding serine hydrolase domain-containing protein encodes the protein MQLRPALTKLLCAGVAVLSMTAAAGAMEDESAAVAEAGLAPLVKRLREEKKLVGLAAMVMVDGKVVDQAADGERKQGSGVLVTTSDRWHLGSITKSITSTLIGRLVEAGKLDWDTTIGDALAGQPIHDDWRGVTLTQLLTHTAGAPANFPMLVKLKNPAEGQPRVDARREAVLGVIAKPPLTPPGEAFAYSNVGYTIAGVMAEQATGKPWEDLVRQEVFAPLKLDQAGFGPPKSPAKGYDQPRGHVTRLGFKVAMGDDADNTPIMGPAGTACMTLDELCCYANEHLRGEQGGGKLLSAETYRRLHEPALDDYACGWVARAEADGVPACRWHNGSNTMWYAFVAFIPTNNMVVAITANDGDIRAAEDAALQVLKASQSLAPASKTSQP